The following coding sequences lie in one Chelmon rostratus isolate fCheRos1 chromosome 2, fCheRos1.pri, whole genome shotgun sequence genomic window:
- the barx1 gene encoding homeobox protein BarH-like 1 produces the protein MQHPLDMGAHYYPPEVHPDHRTHRYRSFMIEEILTDHPEHKASAPAGEFLKFGVHALLSARPFPNQLVLKADQTSLLKFPISPLSCSLGSPLGSPLLSAGPGMQVGAASHHLPLDLHLRGKLEHGADGGSKTKKGRRSRTVFTELQLMGLEKRFEKQKYLSTPDRIDLAESLGLSQLQVKTWYQNRRMKWKKIVLQGGGLESPTKPKGRPKKNSIPSSEQLSEQERSATDANPQSDGSSSHLDSPQED, from the exons ATGCAGCATCCTTTGGACATGGGGGCGCATTACTATCCTCCGGAAGTTCATCCCGACCACAGAACTCATCGCTACAGGAGTTTCATGATAGAGGAGATCCTGACTGATCACCCGGAGCACAAAGCGTCGGCTCCGGCCGGGGAGTTCCTTAAATTCGGGGTACATGCGCTCCTGTCCGCTCGGCCTTTCCCGAACCAACTGG TGCTCAAAGCCGACCAGACGAGCCTCCTCAAGTTCCCCATCTCCCCTCTGTCCTGCTCGCTGGGCTCCCCGCTCGGCTCCCCGCTCCTGTCCGCGGGTCCGGGCATGCAGGTCGGCGCGGCGTCGCACCACCTGCCGCTGGACCTGCACCTCCGCGGAAAGCTGGAGCACGGGGCCGACGGAGGCAGCAAGACCAAGAAGGGCCGCCGCAGCCGCACCGTGTTCacggagctgcagctgatgggCCTGGAGAAACGCTTCGAGAAGCAGAAGTATCTGTCCACGCCTGACAG AATAGATCTCGCCGAGTCTTTGGGCCTCAGTCAGCTGCAAGTGAAAACATGGTACCAGAACAGAAggatgaaatggaagaaaatt GTGCTGCAAGGAGGAGGCCTCGAGTCGCCGACGAAACCGAAAGGCCGCCCAAAGAAGAACTCCATTCCCAGCAGCGAGCAGCTCTCCGAACAAGAGCGATCCGCCACTGACGCCAACCCCCAGTCCGACGGGTCCAGCTCCCACTTAGACAGCCCTCAGGAGGACTGA